The Diaminobutyricimonas aerilata nucleotide sequence CGGGCAGGGCGCCGAGGCGCGGCTCCCGGAACCACGTGTCGAGCACCGTGCCGTCACGGGCGATCGTGGAGAGGCCGTAGCCCCAGGCGGCGCGGGACGCGGAAGTCGACTCGGTGCTCATCGCCTCCAGGGTATCGGTCGCGCGACGGCCGCCCAGGGCGTCCGACCTAGACTGGGCGGCATGCCGGTGAGCGACCCGACCCTGCCTCTGCTCGATCCGACCCTCTCGGCGGTGGAACTCACCCGCCAGTTCTGCGACATCGAATCGGTGTCGGGCAACGAGCGGGTGCTCGCGGATGCGATCGAAGCGGTCCTCGAGGGAGCCGACCACCTCGAGGTGATCCGCCGGGGCGACTCGATCGTCGCGCGCACCCGGCTCGGACGCGACCGGCGCGTCGTGATCGCCGGACACATCGATACGGTGCCGCTCAACGACAACCTGCCTACGCGTTTCGAGACCGAGGACGGCGTCGACTACCTGTGGGGCCGCGGCACCGTCGACATGAAGGCCGGGGCGGCCGTGCAGCTCAAGCTCGCGGTCGAGCTGACCGATCCCGTCGTCGACCTCACCTGGGTCTGGTACGACCACGAGGAGGTCTCCGACGACCTCAACGGTCTCGGCCGCCTCGCGCGCACCGAGCCGGAGCTCATCGCCGGCGACTTCGCCATCCTCTGCGAGCCGAGCAACGCGAGCATCGAGGGCGGATGCAACGGCAATCTGCGCGTGGAACTGCGCACCTACGGCGTGCGCTCGCACTCGGCCCGGTCCTGGGTCGGGCACAACGCCATCCACGACGCCGCCTCCATCCTGCAGACCCTTGCGACCTATGAGGCCCGTGAGGTCGAGGTCGACGGGCTCGTGTACCGCGAAGGACTCAACGCGGTCGGCATCACCGGGGGAGTGGCCGGCAACGTCATCCCCGACGAGTGCATGGTGCACATCAACTACCGTTTCGCCCCCAGCCGCAGCGGTGAGGAGGCGATCGCGCACCTGCGCGAGCTGTTCCCCGGCGTCGACCTGACCGTCGTCGACCTCGCCGAGGGTGCTCGCCCGGGCCTCGACGACCCGCTCGCGCAGGACTTCGTCGCGGCCGTGGGTGGCGAGGCGAAGCCCAAGTACGGCTGGACGGATGTCGCCCGCTTCTCCGCGCTGGGCGTGCCCGCCGTGAACTACGGTCCCGGTGACCCGCAGAAGGCGCACGCCGACGACGAGCGGGTGCCGCTCGCGCACATCGAGGAGTGCGAGCGCGGACTCCGGGCGTGGCTCACCGGCAACTGACCCGGCTGCGGGCGCGCTACCGCCTCACGCCGTGGTGGGTGCGGGTGCTCGCCGTCTACGCGGCCTCCCGCGTGGTCACCACGCTCATCTTGCTCGCCTACGCCGCCGCGCAGCCCGCGAACGCCTGGACCGGAGCCTCGCCGGGCTACGCCGACTTCGCGAGCATGTGGGACGGGCACTGGTACTTCATCATCGCGGTGGCCGGGTATCCGAGCGACCTGCCGGTCACCGACAGCGGCGCGATCGGCGAGAACGCGTGGGCGTTCATGCCGGTGTATCCGCTGCTCGTGCGGGCGCTCATGTTCCTCACCGGGCTGCCGTTCGACGTGCTCGCGGTCGCCGTGTCGGTGGGTGCGGGTGCCGGGGCGGCCCTCGTCTTCGAGCGGCTGATGCGACTCGTGCTGCCGCCGCACGCGGTGATGTTCTCGGTCGTGCTCTTCTGCGTCGCCCCGCTCTCGCCCATCCTGCAGGTCGCGTACGCCGAGTCCCTGCATCTGCTTCTGCTCGTGTCGGCGCTCTCCCTGCTGGTGCGCCGCCGATACGTGTGGATGCTGCCGGTCGTCGCGGTCGCATCGCTGACCCGGCCGAGCGGGCTGGCGCTCGCCCTCGCGCTCGCTGTGCACGTCGTGGTGCGCTGGGCGCGACGGCGTAGGGAGCCGTTCCCCCGCGGCGAGGCCGCCGCCGCAACCGGCGTGGCGGTGTTCAGCGGTGTGATGGGTTTCGCCTGGCCGGCGTTGGCCTGGCTCGGCACGGGCCGTCTCACCGCCTACACGGACACCGAGCTCGCGTGGCGCGCCCCCTACGTCGGCGAGCAGCACCTCGTGCCGTTCGCCGCGTGGCCGCAAGCGGCCCAGTGGTGGTTCGGCCGCCTCGGACTGCCCGGCGACTCCCCGGTCGGGGTCCTCGTGCTCCTGCTCGTCGTGGCGCTCTTCGCGGCAGCGCTGTTCACCCCGGCCGTGCGCCGCCTCGGAGTCGACCTGCGGATCTGGGTGGGCTCCTACGCGCTGTATCTGCTCGCGGTGTTCTTCCCGCAGTCGAGTACGTTCCGCCTGCTCGTGCCGCTGTTCCCTCTGCTCGGTGTGGTGGCGCTCCCGCGATCGCCCTGGTACCGCATCGCCGCCGTGGCGGTCGCGATCGCGGGTCAGGTGGGCTGGGTGCACATCGCGTGGTGGGTCGACGGCTACGACTGGACGCCCCCGTGATGCACCCCCGTTTTCGGGTTACGCCGGAAGTGACGGATAATGGAGGAGATCATCCGCTGAAAGGGGACTATCGATGGCAGCCATGAAGCCGAGGACCGGTGACGGGCCGATGGAGGCTGTGAAGGAAGGTCGCCTCATCATCGTGCGCGTTCCGCTCGAGGGCGGTGGGCGTCTGGTCGTCTCGGTCAACGATGCCGAGGCGAAGGAACTGCATGACGCACTCGCTGGAGTCGTCCAGGCCTGAGGCCGTTCGAACGATCCTTCTCACCGCCCGTCCGCGCTCTGCGCGGGCGGGCGGTCACACACTCAGCTTGGTCAGCTGGAGCAGCCCGTCGCCGGCGAGGGACAGCGAGCTGACCACCGCGGTCGACTGCGAGATCTCCTTGAGCAGCGTGCGGTAGAGACCGATCGTGCCGTCGCGCTGAGCGGGATCGGCGACGCGGCCACGCCACAGGGCGTGGGCGACGAGTACCGTTCCGCCGACCCGGGCGAGCCGCAGGCCGTGCTCGACGTACTCGATCACCGACGCGGGGTCGGCGTCGATGAAGACGAGGTCGTAGCTGCCGTCGTTCATGCGGGGCAGCACTTCGAGCGCGCGACCGGTGATGAGCCGGGCGCGGGCGCCCGCGATCCCGGCGTCGAGGAACGCCTTGCGGGCGTTCTGCTGGTAGTCGAGCTCGGAGTCGATCGTCGTGAGCGTCGCATCGGGAGCACCGCGGAACAGCCACAACCCGCTCACCCCGAGGCCGGTGCCGATCTCGACGATCGACTTGGCCGCGCTCGCTGCGGCGATGACCGCGAGCTGCGCTCCGGTGCCCGGGGACACCGCGTCGACGCCCTGCTCGAGCGAATGCTGACGGGCGAGGGCGATCTCCTGAGGCTCGTTGACGAGTTCCTCCGAGTAGCGCCACGCGAGTTCTCTGTCGGACACGTGACCTCCGTCGACCACTGTAGGCGGAGGGCGAGGGGCCGCGGGTTAGGCTGTGCGGGTGTCCTTCGGGTTGACCTTCGAGAAGCTGCTCGTGATCGGAGTGATCGCGGTCTTCCTGCTCGGTCCCGACCGGCTCCCGTACTACGCCTCGCAGCTCGCGCGCCTCGTGCGCTCGCTGCGGCAGATGGCGAACGGGGCGAAGGACCGCCTCCGCGAGGAGATGGGCCCCGACTTCGACGACGTCGACTGGAAGAAGCTCGACCCGCGACAGTACGACCCTCGCCGGATCATCCGTGAGGCGCTGCTCGAGGACGATCCCGCGCCCCCGCCGCCCACGGTGACGCCGCCGCGCAAGTCCGCGTATCAGCAGCACAAGGAGAAGATGGAGGCGGCCGCCGGTTCGCCGACTCCGTTCGACACCGAGGCGACCTGAGGGGCGCCGTCCCTCAGCGCCGCCGGGCCGCCTTGAGCCCGCGGAGCAGCAGGAGCATCGGCCCGGTCATCCGCTCGAACTCCTCGCCCGTGCGAGGCAGCTGCAGCAGACCGGTCGCCTCGGCGATCGTGACCGGCTCGACGAAGCGGCGCAATCCTTCGATGCCGTTGCGGCGCCCGAGCCCGGACTGCCCGAGCCCGCCCATCGGGGCGTCGATGCTCGCGAAGGTGGCGCGGTAGCCCTCGTTGATGTTCACGCTGCCCGCGTGGAGGCGCCGGGCCAGCCGGCGCGCCCGGCGCCGATCGCCCGAGAAGATTGCGGCGTTGAGCCCGTAGCTGGAGTCGTTGGCCCGCTCGACCGCCTCCTCTTCGCTGTCCACGACGGTCACGCCGAGCACGGCGCCGAAGGTCTCCTCCCGCGCGCACGTCATGGTCTCGCGCAGGTCGGTGAGCACGGTGGGGGCGTAGAACAGCGGGCCGAGCTCCGGTCGGGGATGCCCGCCGGCGAGCACCGTCGCGCCCTTGGCGATGGCGTCGTCGACGTGGGCGGCGACGCGGTCGAGCTGCGCGGGGGTGGCGAGTGCGCCGACGTCGGTGCTGTAGTCGAGCGCCCCGCCCTGCCGGAGCCCGTCGGTGACCGCCGTGAGCTCGTCGAGGTAGGCGTCGGCGACGCCGCGCAGCACGTAGACGCGCTCGATCGACACGCACAGTTGCCCCATCGCGGCGAACGCGGCGTACGCGGTGTCGCGCGCGGCCCGCGCGGGGTCGACGTCGTCGAGCACGATGAGCGGGTTCTTGCCGCCGAGTTCGAGCGACGCGCCCGTGAGCCCGCGTGCGGCGCGCTCGGCGACGCGGCGTCCGGTCTCGGTCGAACCGGTGAAGCAGACGTAGTCCGCGGAGTCCACCACCGCGGAGCCGATCGTGTCGCCCTCGCCGGTGACGACGGACCAGATCTCCTCGGGAACGCCCGCGTCGAGGAACGCGCGGCGCGCGGCGAGCACCGACAGGGTCGCCTGGTCGTCGGTCTTCTGCAGCACCGCGTTGCCGGTGGCGAGCGCGGGCACCGCATCCATGAGGGCGAGGCTCAACGGGTAGTTCCAGGGCGTGATGACGCCGACGAGTCC carries:
- the dapE gene encoding succinyl-diaminopimelate desuccinylase, translated to MPVSDPTLPLLDPTLSAVELTRQFCDIESVSGNERVLADAIEAVLEGADHLEVIRRGDSIVARTRLGRDRRVVIAGHIDTVPLNDNLPTRFETEDGVDYLWGRGTVDMKAGAAVQLKLAVELTDPVVDLTWVWYDHEEVSDDLNGLGRLARTEPELIAGDFAILCEPSNASIEGGCNGNLRVELRTYGVRSHSARSWVGHNAIHDAASILQTLATYEAREVEVDGLVYREGLNAVGITGGVAGNVIPDECMVHINYRFAPSRSGEEAIAHLRELFPGVDLTVVDLAEGARPGLDDPLAQDFVAAVGGEAKPKYGWTDVARFSALGVPAVNYGPGDPQKAHADDERVPLAHIEECERGLRAWLTGN
- a CDS encoding DUF3117 domain-containing protein yields the protein MAAMKPRTGDGPMEAVKEGRLIIVRVPLEGGGRLVVSVNDAEAKELHDALAGVVQA
- a CDS encoding O-methyltransferase, translating into MSDRELAWRYSEELVNEPQEIALARQHSLEQGVDAVSPGTGAQLAVIAAASAAKSIVEIGTGLGVSGLWLFRGAPDATLTTIDSELDYQQNARKAFLDAGIAGARARLITGRALEVLPRMNDGSYDLVFIDADPASVIEYVEHGLRLARVGGTVLVAHALWRGRVADPAQRDGTIGLYRTLLKEISQSTAVVSSLSLAGDGLLQLTKLSV
- a CDS encoding sec-independent translocase, whose product is MSFGLTFEKLLVIGVIAVFLLGPDRLPYYASQLARLVRSLRQMANGAKDRLREEMGPDFDDVDWKKLDPRQYDPRRIIREALLEDDPAPPPPTVTPPRKSAYQQHKEKMEAAAGSPTPFDTEAT
- a CDS encoding succinic semialdehyde dehydrogenase; this translates as MTDTRLVDADELTADLHATSGRTVRVRLPFSGEVGHDLPHSSVDDVADAAAAGRAAQRAWWDAGPSHRRAVLLRAHDLLLQRRGELLDLVQLETGKTRGQAFEEVFQGASVTRYSALSTHRAVAAERRRAGIPGVIRTEVTYRPKGLVGVITPWNYPLSLALMDAVPALATGNAVLQKTDDQATLSVLAARRAFLDAGVPEEIWSVVTGEGDTIGSAVVDSADYVCFTGSTETGRRVAERAARGLTGASLELGGKNPLIVLDDVDPARAARDTAYAAFAAMGQLCVSIERVYVLRGVADAYLDELTAVTDGLRQGGALDYSTDVGALATPAQLDRVAAHVDDAIAKGATVLAGGHPRPELGPLFYAPTVLTDLRETMTCAREETFGAVLGVTVVDSEEEAVERANDSSYGLNAAIFSGDRRRARRLARRLHAGSVNINEGYRATFASIDAPMGGLGQSGLGRRNGIEGLRRFVEPVTIAEATGLLQLPRTGEEFERMTGPMLLLLRGLKAARRR